One genomic segment of Chelonia mydas isolate rCheMyd1 chromosome 1, rCheMyd1.pri.v2, whole genome shotgun sequence includes these proteins:
- the ARHGAP31 gene encoding rho GTPase-activating protein 31 isoform X1 — protein sequence MKNKGAKPKPKRKGAAGAFGCDLTEHLESSGQDVPYVLRSCAEFIETHGIVDGIYRLSGVTSNIQKLRQEFGSDQCPDLTREVYLQDIHCVGSLCKLYFRELPNPLLTYELYKKFTEAISRCPEEEQLARIQNVIQELPPSHYRTLEYLIKHLTHLASFSNMTNMHTRNLALVWAPNLLRSKEIEAVGCNGDAAFLEVRVQQLVIEFILNHVDQIFSTNITTSSMENDENMPIVKSLTLPSASLPMKLVSLEEAQARSLSASHPARKERRENSLPEIVPVTGSLFHTVVDLPDSKRKLSTKSKKWKSIFNLGRSGSDSKSKLSRNGSVFVRGQKLSEKATIRPAKSMDSLCSLPVEGEDEKGRFKRTVTAGGFFIPVMKTQTGGASSSGDLSKESEWDREGAPVGAEGGSELSGDKAGPRAPQARPPPEQLKVFRAMEDAESEQTSPKTCRMFYTSDTASKSGFPSSLFPLEASPRHQRKALNISEPFAVSVPLRVSAVISTNSTPCRVPAKDKPALSSLEESSALGPGSAAPTEPEANGQPRTEQATDREEKQPRAESASGKTSRDPTTEELMAAKEPESSETSKPTTENQELLGSGSSTSGRQAPEQSPGLKQTPAPEGPAGLHLAGEIEQGQLRTQENPSERGSRQEATPRVKAEEALFPRELAEDDAANALMEPLWPEIQQELKIIESEEELSFLPTDVPKTGPHQEIMHSALAPASSASPQTDSFSSGSVLALTLAEQETPARTPQVTSQLPLFGATSKESLKEPGGLQGGKPEVVAQRDCSPNIPELGTVLSGTASPKNHLVVENVSSDLPPPHQDQKLYDEQQLIEGPLKEGVSNPKRMRPDQAKEKGNTGLLHSEKDGIAVGQDGVLTQREKPDRVTLGGGLISSKRASGAGAQKPKEGGMANKAQDSFDHEEEDAWTDNVQGFELVEPWEDHQWVTSPLHSPTFKNLQEKAMQDFQSQSYGVERGLSARPRFSRSLSLDSKDMVLSVWAIQPPFTSAAEELPCGCTRSGTKDLLETLPISPPRLSHVERAETSQSPQEDSLEPEGSSDALSSEAEPAAGSLLARHEELRAASLSEPGEKEVDGSKENPQDLTPQLPFPYYNTPDSFLQAKKIDEDPSRPQDAAPTGVAVTKGLCSTSESQLSNNKSEDTPRKVRTRPSSLNLDSLLPAPDFFKFESLAVPTSPGNLCVQKEGKSSDSVLSLPAACPARNIGDPWGSRFDPRELDLDYMAVAHAATGRRNSAPVSVSAVRTSFMIKMCQARAVPVIPPKIQYTQVPQPLQTQNADRDIPASLGRKETEAHSGSRQTPRAARGQLEPPKSPRVEKKAKEEKENSDPTQMDSTSSRHGSLNPLPDLSLSSCNSTQEVPVLRRKRTSEGETAGDNPQSSKMERPSGFSKPSYRSRPGRPQSLILFSPPFPIMDHPSSSADSRVLLSPIRSPSQSNSPNPICGDLSGNLQTTPEGVTLRNKMTIPKNGQRLETSTSCFYQPQRRSVILDGRSGRQIE from the exons GAGGCAATATCTCGCTGCCCAGAGGAGGAGCAATTGGCCCGAATTCAAAATGTCATCCAGGAACTTCCACCATCACATTACAG GACTCTGGAATACCTGATCAAGCATCTGACTCACCTGGCCTCCTTCAGCAACATGACCAACATGCACACCAGGAACCTGGCCCTAGTGTGGGCACCTAATCTCCTCAG GTCGAAGGAGATCGAGGCTGTTGGCTGCAATGGAGATGCAGCTTTCCTGGAGGTGCGAGTCCAGCAGTTGGTGATTGAGTTTATCTTGAATCATGTGGATCAGATCTTCAGCACCAATATAACAACCAGCTCCATGGAGAATGATG agaATATGCCTATTGTGAAGAGTCTGACCTtgccctctgcctccctgcctATGAAACTGGTGAGCCTGGAAGAAGCTCAGGCACGGAGTCTGTCAGCCTCCCACCCTGCCcggaaagagaggagagagaacagcTTGCCTGAAATTGTCCCAGTCACCGGATCCCTCTTCCACACTGTCGTTGACCTACCCGACAGCAA GAGAAAATTATCCACCAAATCCAAGAAATGGAAGTCAATATTTAACCTGGGCCGGTCTGGATCAGATTCAAAATCAAAACTGAGTCGAAATGGGAGTGTGTTTGTGAGAGGGCAGAAACTCTCTG aaaaagcaACTATTCGACCAGCTAAAAGCATGGACTCGCTGTGCTCCCTGCCTGTAGAAG gggaggATGAAAAAGGCCGGTTCAAACGCACAGTCACTGCTGGAGGGTTTTTCATCCCGGTGATGAAAACGCAGACAGGAGGCGCAAGCAGCTCAGGTGACCTCAGCAAGGAGAGTGAATGGGACCGTGAGGGGGCTCCAGTGGGGGCCGAGGGAGGCTCAGAGCTCAGCGGGGATAAAGCTGGCCCCAGGGCCCCCCAGGCGAGGCCACCCCCAGAGCAATTGAAGGTGTTCCGGGCCATGGAGGATGCTGAAAGCGAGCAGACCTCCCCAAAGACGTGCCGCATGTTCTACACCTCCGACACAGCCTCCAAATCAGGCTTCCCCAGCAGCCTCTTCCCTCTGGAAGCCTCCCCCCGGCACCAGCGGAAAGCCCTGAACATCTCAGAGCCCTTCGCCGTTTCCGTGCCCCTTCGGGTGTCCGCAGTCATCAGCACCAACAGCACCCCATGCCGCGTGCCTGCCAAGGACAAGCCTGCCCTCTCCAGCCTGGAGGAATCATCTGCTCTGGGGCCAGGCAGCGCTGCTCCCACAGAGCCAGAAGCGAATGGCCAGCCCAGGACTGAGCAGGCCACAGACAGGgaggagaagcagcccagggctgAGTCTGCATCAGGTAAAACTAGTAGAG ATCCTACCACCGAGGAACTGATGGCAGCCAAGGAGCCTGAGTCCTCAGAAACCTCAAAGCCAACAACAGAAAACCAGGAGCTGCTAGGCAGTGGCAGCAGCACCAGTGGCAGACaagccccagagcagagccctggctTGAAACAGACACCAGCACCTGAGGGCCCGGCAGGCCTGCACTTGGCAGGTGAGATCGAGCAAGGCCAGCTCAGGACGCAGGAAAACCCCTCAGAAAGAGGCAGCCGGCAGGAGGCGACACCAAGGGTTAAAGCGGAGGAGGCCTTGTTCCCGAGAGAGCTG GCTGAAGATGACGCTGCCAACGCCCTGATGGAACCGCTGTGGCCGGAGATTCAACAGGAACTCAAAATTATTGAATCTGAAGAGGAGCTCTCATTCTTGCCTACAGATGTCCCCAAGACAGGCCCACACCAGGAAATAATGCACTCAGCACTAGCTCCTGCATCCTCTGCATCACCACAAACGGACAGCTTCTCTTCTGGTTCTGTGCTTGCCCTGACACTGGCTGAACAGGAAACTCCAGCCAGAACCCCACAGGTCACATCTCAGTTGCCTTTATTTGGTGCCACCTCCAAAGAAAGTTTGAAGGAGCCTGGCGGCCTCCAGGGTGGTAAACCTGAAGTGGTAGCACAGCGTGACTGCTCTCCTAACATACCCGAACTGGGTACTGTCCTGTCTGGGACAGCTTCTCCAAAGAACCATCTAGTGGTGGAGAATGTCAGCAGTGATCTTCCACCTCCCCACCAAGACCAGAAGCTTTATGATGAGCAGCAGCTCATTGAGGGTCCTTTAAAAGAAGGTGTCTCAAATCCCAAAAGGATGCGTCCAGACCAAGCCAAGGAGAAAGGCAACACTGGCCTGCTGCATAGCGAAAAGGATGGCATTGCTGTAGGCCAGGATGGAGTCCTGACCCAGAGGGAGAAACCTGATAGAGTGACTCTAGGAGGTGGCCTGATCTCATCAAAGAGGGCAAGTGGAGCTGGAGCTCAGAAGCCCAAAGAGGGCGGCATGGCCAACAAAGCCCAGGACTCTTTTGACCATGAAGAGGAGGATGCATGGACAGACAATGTCCAGGGCTTTGAGCTGGTAGAGCCATGGGAGGATCACCAGTGGGTCACCAGCCCTCTCCATTCCCCCACCTTCAAGAACCTCCAGGAAAAGGCAATGCAGGACTTCCAGTCACAGAGCTACGGAGTGGAAAGGGGCCTTTCTGCTCGGCCACGTTTCAGTCGCAGTCTTTCTCTGGATAGCAAAGACATGGTGCTGAGTGTGTGGGCTATCCAACCACCTTTCACAAGTGCAGCTGAAGAGCTCCCATGTGGCTGCACTAGATCGGGGACCAAGGACCTGTTAGAAACACTGCCAATCTCACCACCCAGGCTGAGCCACGTCGAGCGAGCCGAGACCTCTCAGAGTCCTCAAGAGGACTCTTTAGAGCCTGAGGGATCAAGTGATGCTCTGAGCAGCGAggcagagcctgcagcagggagtcTGCTAGCCAGGCATGAGGAACTACGCGCTGCCTCTCTTTCAGAGCCAGGGGAGAAGGAAGTGGAtggcagcaaagaaaaccctcagGACTTGACACCTCAGTTGCCTTTTCCATACTATAATACCCCAGACAGTTTCTTGCAGGCAAAGAAAATAGATGAAGATCCATCCAGGCCTCAGGAcgctgctcccactggagtgGCTGTCACCAAAGGACTGTGTTCTACCAGTGAGTCACAGCTGAGTAACAACAAAAGTGAAGACACTCCCCGTAAAGTGAGAACCAGGCCATCATCTCTCAACTTGGAttcactcctccctgcccctgatTTCTTCAAGTTTGAGAGCCTGGCGGTGCCCACTTCACCTGGAAACCTATGTgtgcagaaggaagggaagaGCAGTGATTCTGTCCTGTCACTGcctgctgcctgccctgccaGGAACATAGGCGACCCCTGGGGATCTCGCTTCGATCCCCGGGAGCTAGACCTGGATTACATGGCAGTGGCCCATGCTGCCACCGGCCGTCGTAACTCTGCCCCTGTGAGTGTGTCAGCGGTGAGGACCTCCTTCATGATTAAGATGTGCCAGGCCAGAGCTGTGCCAGTGATACCGCCCAAGATCCAGTACACACAGGTCCCACAGCCACTACAGACTCAGAACGCCGACCGTGACATCCCTGCATCACTGGGGAGGAAGGAAACAGAAGCCCACTCAGGCAGCAGGCAGACCCCCCGAGCAGCTCggggacagctggagcccccaaaGAGCCCTCGGGTAGAGAAGAAAgccaaagaggagaaagaaaacagtGACCCAACTCAAATGGATTCAACATCTTCTAGGCACGGCAGCCTCAACCCTCTCCCAGATCTCTCCCTCTCCAGTTGTAATTCCACCCAGGAGGTGCCCGTGTTGCGCCGAAAGCGCACTTCAGAGGGGGAGACCGCAGGAGACAACCCACAATCCTCAAAAATGGAGAGGCCATCGGGGTTTTCCAAGCCTTCCTACAGATCCAGACCAGGAAGGCCCCAGAGCCTTATCCTCTTCAGCCCACCCTTCCCCATCATGGACCATCCATCTTCCTCAGCAGACTCCAGAGTGTTGTTATCACCCATAAGAAGCCCCTCTCAGAGCAACTCTCCAAACCCTATTTGTGGCGATCTGTCTGGGAACCTGCAGACAACGCCTGAGGGGGTCACTCTGCGGAACAAAATGACCATCCCCAAAAATGGGCAGAGACTGGAGACCTCCACCAGCTGCTTTTATCAGCCCCAGAGGAGGTCAGTGATTCTCGACGGGAGAAGCGGGAGGCAGATAGAATAA
- the ARHGAP31 gene encoding rho GTPase-activating protein 31 isoform X2, whose product MKNKGAKPKPKRKGAAGAFGCDLTEHLESSGQDVPYVLRSCAEFIETHGIVDGIYRLSGVTSNIQKLRQEFGSDQCPDLTREVYLQDIHCVGSLCKLYFRELPNPLLTYELYKKFTEAISRCPEEEQLARIQNVIQELPPSHYRTLEYLIKHLTHLASFSNMTNMHTRNLALVWAPNLLRSKEIEAVGCNGDAAFLEVRVQQLVIEFILNHVDQIFSTNITTSSMENDENMPIVKSLTLPSASLPMKLVSLEEAQARSLSASHPARKERRENSLPEIVPVTGSLFHTVVDLPDSKRKLSTKSKKWKSIFNLGRSGSDSKSKLSRNGSVFVRGQKLSEKATIRPAKSMDSLCSLPVEGEDEKGRFKRTVTAGGFFIPVMKTQTGGASSSGDLSKESEWDREGAPVGAEGGSELSGDKAGPRAPQARPPPEQLKVFRAMEDAESEQTSPKTCRMFYTSDTASKSGFPSSLFPLEASPRHQRKALNISEPFAVSVPLRVSAVISTNSTPCRVPAKDKPALSSLEESSALGPGSAAPTEPEANGQPRTEQATDREEKQPRAESASDPTTEELMAAKEPESSETSKPTTENQELLGSGSSTSGRQAPEQSPGLKQTPAPEGPAGLHLAGEIEQGQLRTQENPSERGSRQEATPRVKAEEALFPRELAEDDAANALMEPLWPEIQQELKIIESEEELSFLPTDVPKTGPHQEIMHSALAPASSASPQTDSFSSGSVLALTLAEQETPARTPQVTSQLPLFGATSKESLKEPGGLQGGKPEVVAQRDCSPNIPELGTVLSGTASPKNHLVVENVSSDLPPPHQDQKLYDEQQLIEGPLKEGVSNPKRMRPDQAKEKGNTGLLHSEKDGIAVGQDGVLTQREKPDRVTLGGGLISSKRASGAGAQKPKEGGMANKAQDSFDHEEEDAWTDNVQGFELVEPWEDHQWVTSPLHSPTFKNLQEKAMQDFQSQSYGVERGLSARPRFSRSLSLDSKDMVLSVWAIQPPFTSAAEELPCGCTRSGTKDLLETLPISPPRLSHVERAETSQSPQEDSLEPEGSSDALSSEAEPAAGSLLARHEELRAASLSEPGEKEVDGSKENPQDLTPQLPFPYYNTPDSFLQAKKIDEDPSRPQDAAPTGVAVTKGLCSTSESQLSNNKSEDTPRKVRTRPSSLNLDSLLPAPDFFKFESLAVPTSPGNLCVQKEGKSSDSVLSLPAACPARNIGDPWGSRFDPRELDLDYMAVAHAATGRRNSAPVSVSAVRTSFMIKMCQARAVPVIPPKIQYTQVPQPLQTQNADRDIPASLGRKETEAHSGSRQTPRAARGQLEPPKSPRVEKKAKEEKENSDPTQMDSTSSRHGSLNPLPDLSLSSCNSTQEVPVLRRKRTSEGETAGDNPQSSKMERPSGFSKPSYRSRPGRPQSLILFSPPFPIMDHPSSSADSRVLLSPIRSPSQSNSPNPICGDLSGNLQTTPEGVTLRNKMTIPKNGQRLETSTSCFYQPQRRSVILDGRSGRQIE is encoded by the exons GAGGCAATATCTCGCTGCCCAGAGGAGGAGCAATTGGCCCGAATTCAAAATGTCATCCAGGAACTTCCACCATCACATTACAG GACTCTGGAATACCTGATCAAGCATCTGACTCACCTGGCCTCCTTCAGCAACATGACCAACATGCACACCAGGAACCTGGCCCTAGTGTGGGCACCTAATCTCCTCAG GTCGAAGGAGATCGAGGCTGTTGGCTGCAATGGAGATGCAGCTTTCCTGGAGGTGCGAGTCCAGCAGTTGGTGATTGAGTTTATCTTGAATCATGTGGATCAGATCTTCAGCACCAATATAACAACCAGCTCCATGGAGAATGATG agaATATGCCTATTGTGAAGAGTCTGACCTtgccctctgcctccctgcctATGAAACTGGTGAGCCTGGAAGAAGCTCAGGCACGGAGTCTGTCAGCCTCCCACCCTGCCcggaaagagaggagagagaacagcTTGCCTGAAATTGTCCCAGTCACCGGATCCCTCTTCCACACTGTCGTTGACCTACCCGACAGCAA GAGAAAATTATCCACCAAATCCAAGAAATGGAAGTCAATATTTAACCTGGGCCGGTCTGGATCAGATTCAAAATCAAAACTGAGTCGAAATGGGAGTGTGTTTGTGAGAGGGCAGAAACTCTCTG aaaaagcaACTATTCGACCAGCTAAAAGCATGGACTCGCTGTGCTCCCTGCCTGTAGAAG gggaggATGAAAAAGGCCGGTTCAAACGCACAGTCACTGCTGGAGGGTTTTTCATCCCGGTGATGAAAACGCAGACAGGAGGCGCAAGCAGCTCAGGTGACCTCAGCAAGGAGAGTGAATGGGACCGTGAGGGGGCTCCAGTGGGGGCCGAGGGAGGCTCAGAGCTCAGCGGGGATAAAGCTGGCCCCAGGGCCCCCCAGGCGAGGCCACCCCCAGAGCAATTGAAGGTGTTCCGGGCCATGGAGGATGCTGAAAGCGAGCAGACCTCCCCAAAGACGTGCCGCATGTTCTACACCTCCGACACAGCCTCCAAATCAGGCTTCCCCAGCAGCCTCTTCCCTCTGGAAGCCTCCCCCCGGCACCAGCGGAAAGCCCTGAACATCTCAGAGCCCTTCGCCGTTTCCGTGCCCCTTCGGGTGTCCGCAGTCATCAGCACCAACAGCACCCCATGCCGCGTGCCTGCCAAGGACAAGCCTGCCCTCTCCAGCCTGGAGGAATCATCTGCTCTGGGGCCAGGCAGCGCTGCTCCCACAGAGCCAGAAGCGAATGGCCAGCCCAGGACTGAGCAGGCCACAGACAGGgaggagaagcagcccagggctgAGTCTGCATCAG ATCCTACCACCGAGGAACTGATGGCAGCCAAGGAGCCTGAGTCCTCAGAAACCTCAAAGCCAACAACAGAAAACCAGGAGCTGCTAGGCAGTGGCAGCAGCACCAGTGGCAGACaagccccagagcagagccctggctTGAAACAGACACCAGCACCTGAGGGCCCGGCAGGCCTGCACTTGGCAGGTGAGATCGAGCAAGGCCAGCTCAGGACGCAGGAAAACCCCTCAGAAAGAGGCAGCCGGCAGGAGGCGACACCAAGGGTTAAAGCGGAGGAGGCCTTGTTCCCGAGAGAGCTG GCTGAAGATGACGCTGCCAACGCCCTGATGGAACCGCTGTGGCCGGAGATTCAACAGGAACTCAAAATTATTGAATCTGAAGAGGAGCTCTCATTCTTGCCTACAGATGTCCCCAAGACAGGCCCACACCAGGAAATAATGCACTCAGCACTAGCTCCTGCATCCTCTGCATCACCACAAACGGACAGCTTCTCTTCTGGTTCTGTGCTTGCCCTGACACTGGCTGAACAGGAAACTCCAGCCAGAACCCCACAGGTCACATCTCAGTTGCCTTTATTTGGTGCCACCTCCAAAGAAAGTTTGAAGGAGCCTGGCGGCCTCCAGGGTGGTAAACCTGAAGTGGTAGCACAGCGTGACTGCTCTCCTAACATACCCGAACTGGGTACTGTCCTGTCTGGGACAGCTTCTCCAAAGAACCATCTAGTGGTGGAGAATGTCAGCAGTGATCTTCCACCTCCCCACCAAGACCAGAAGCTTTATGATGAGCAGCAGCTCATTGAGGGTCCTTTAAAAGAAGGTGTCTCAAATCCCAAAAGGATGCGTCCAGACCAAGCCAAGGAGAAAGGCAACACTGGCCTGCTGCATAGCGAAAAGGATGGCATTGCTGTAGGCCAGGATGGAGTCCTGACCCAGAGGGAGAAACCTGATAGAGTGACTCTAGGAGGTGGCCTGATCTCATCAAAGAGGGCAAGTGGAGCTGGAGCTCAGAAGCCCAAAGAGGGCGGCATGGCCAACAAAGCCCAGGACTCTTTTGACCATGAAGAGGAGGATGCATGGACAGACAATGTCCAGGGCTTTGAGCTGGTAGAGCCATGGGAGGATCACCAGTGGGTCACCAGCCCTCTCCATTCCCCCACCTTCAAGAACCTCCAGGAAAAGGCAATGCAGGACTTCCAGTCACAGAGCTACGGAGTGGAAAGGGGCCTTTCTGCTCGGCCACGTTTCAGTCGCAGTCTTTCTCTGGATAGCAAAGACATGGTGCTGAGTGTGTGGGCTATCCAACCACCTTTCACAAGTGCAGCTGAAGAGCTCCCATGTGGCTGCACTAGATCGGGGACCAAGGACCTGTTAGAAACACTGCCAATCTCACCACCCAGGCTGAGCCACGTCGAGCGAGCCGAGACCTCTCAGAGTCCTCAAGAGGACTCTTTAGAGCCTGAGGGATCAAGTGATGCTCTGAGCAGCGAggcagagcctgcagcagggagtcTGCTAGCCAGGCATGAGGAACTACGCGCTGCCTCTCTTTCAGAGCCAGGGGAGAAGGAAGTGGAtggcagcaaagaaaaccctcagGACTTGACACCTCAGTTGCCTTTTCCATACTATAATACCCCAGACAGTTTCTTGCAGGCAAAGAAAATAGATGAAGATCCATCCAGGCCTCAGGAcgctgctcccactggagtgGCTGTCACCAAAGGACTGTGTTCTACCAGTGAGTCACAGCTGAGTAACAACAAAAGTGAAGACACTCCCCGTAAAGTGAGAACCAGGCCATCATCTCTCAACTTGGAttcactcctccctgcccctgatTTCTTCAAGTTTGAGAGCCTGGCGGTGCCCACTTCACCTGGAAACCTATGTgtgcagaaggaagggaagaGCAGTGATTCTGTCCTGTCACTGcctgctgcctgccctgccaGGAACATAGGCGACCCCTGGGGATCTCGCTTCGATCCCCGGGAGCTAGACCTGGATTACATGGCAGTGGCCCATGCTGCCACCGGCCGTCGTAACTCTGCCCCTGTGAGTGTGTCAGCGGTGAGGACCTCCTTCATGATTAAGATGTGCCAGGCCAGAGCTGTGCCAGTGATACCGCCCAAGATCCAGTACACACAGGTCCCACAGCCACTACAGACTCAGAACGCCGACCGTGACATCCCTGCATCACTGGGGAGGAAGGAAACAGAAGCCCACTCAGGCAGCAGGCAGACCCCCCGAGCAGCTCggggacagctggagcccccaaaGAGCCCTCGGGTAGAGAAGAAAgccaaagaggagaaagaaaacagtGACCCAACTCAAATGGATTCAACATCTTCTAGGCACGGCAGCCTCAACCCTCTCCCAGATCTCTCCCTCTCCAGTTGTAATTCCACCCAGGAGGTGCCCGTGTTGCGCCGAAAGCGCACTTCAGAGGGGGAGACCGCAGGAGACAACCCACAATCCTCAAAAATGGAGAGGCCATCGGGGTTTTCCAAGCCTTCCTACAGATCCAGACCAGGAAGGCCCCAGAGCCTTATCCTCTTCAGCCCACCCTTCCCCATCATGGACCATCCATCTTCCTCAGCAGACTCCAGAGTGTTGTTATCACCCATAAGAAGCCCCTCTCAGAGCAACTCTCCAAACCCTATTTGTGGCGATCTGTCTGGGAACCTGCAGACAACGCCTGAGGGGGTCACTCTGCGGAACAAAATGACCATCCCCAAAAATGGGCAGAGACTGGAGACCTCCACCAGCTGCTTTTATCAGCCCCAGAGGAGGTCAGTGATTCTCGACGGGAGAAGCGGGAGGCAGATAGAATAA